The DNA sequence TTGCCGCCTTCGCCAGCGCCTGCAAGGGGCCTGGCACCAGGGGATGAATCAGAGGATGGACACCTTACTGCGCTCCGCCTGCTTCAGATAAGCGCCCAACTCCCGCGCCGGCAACGGTTTGCTGTAGTAATACCCCTGACCTTCGTGACAGCCCTCGGCGATGATGTACGCCTCCTGCTCGACCGTTTCGACGCCTTCGGCGATCACCTGCATCCCCAGGCTTTTGCCCAGCTGGATGATGGCTCGGACGATGGTCGCGTCGTCCTCGTCATCGAGTAGGTCCTGGACGAAGCTCTTGTCGATCTTGATTTTGTCCAGCGGCAGGCTCTTGAGGTAACTCAAGGACGAGTAACCGGTCCCGAAGTCATCGATGGCGATCAGCGCGCCGGAGCGGCGCAGGCTCAGCAAGTGCTGGGCGGCGGTGGTGATGTCTTCCATCAGGCCGGTTTCGGTGACTTCCAGCTCCAGGCTGCGCGGCGGCAAACGGTACATTTGCAGGAGATTGTTCACCACCCGTGGCAGTTCGGCGTGGTGCAGTTGCACCGTCGACAGGTTGACCGCCATGCGCAGGTCGACGAAGCCCTGGTCGTGCCATTCGCGCAACTGTTTGCAGGCCTGGTCCAGTACCCATTCGCCGATGGCGATGATCGTGCCGTTCTGCTCGGCCAAGGGAATGAACAAGTCCGGCGGCACGAGACCGTGTTCAGGGTGATGCCAGCGGATCAGGGCTTCGATCCCCACCACCCGCAGGTCGCGGTAGCTGATTTGCGGCTGGTACACCAGGGAGAATTGCTCGCGGGCCAAGGCTTCGCGCAGGTCTTTCTCCAGTTCGCGACGGCGGCGCATTTCGCTGTCGACGCTGGCGATGTAGAACTGATAGCGATTGCGCGAGCGGGCCTTGGCCAGCGTCATGGTCTGCTCGGCTTTCTGCAAGAGCTTCTCGGTACTGTCGCCGTCCTCGGGGAAGAGGGTGATGCCGATGGTGGCCCGCAGTCGGATCTGCTGGTCGTCGATGGCGAATGGCGCCTCCAGGTCATCCAGGATGCTCTGGGCCAGCTCGGCGGCTTCATAGGGCTGCTCGATGTCGGCCTGGACCAGGGCGAACTGGTCACCCCCCAGTCGCGCCAGGGCCCCGAGACGTCCGCTGTGGGCCCGCAGCCGATCCGCGAGGGCCAGCAGCAACTGGTCGCCGGTCTGATAGCTGAACTGTTCGTTGATGCCCTTGAAATCATCCAGCCCCACACACAGCACCGCCACCCGCCGTTGCAGGCGCCCGGCGTCCACCAGGATCTTGTCCAGTTGCTGTTGAAGCTGCTGACGGTTGGGCAGGCCGGTGAGGAAGTCATACTGGGCCATTCGCAGCAGACTGTTTTCCGCTTCGTGGCGCAGGTGTGTGTTGCGCTCGATGGATTCGAGCAATTGGTTGGCGGTATTGATCCACAGGCCCAGCTCGTTTTTCTCGTGGCCTTTAAGTTGCGGAATCTTGTGTTCGCTGGGGCGATCGGGATTGATCTCGGTCAGGTGCTCGATGATCCGCGACAGCGGCTTGGTCAGTAGCCAGTGATAGACCAGGTACAGCACCAGGCCCATGGCCAGGGCTCGCAGCATCCCGGAGATGAAGATGATGACCGAGTTGACGATGAAACTCTGGCCATAGGTGGCGGTGTCGAGGGTGATGCTCAGGTCGCCGTAATATTCACTGTAGGGCCCGCGTCCCACCAATTGCGTCGTGAAGGTGCGCTCCTTGCCCAGGATCAAGTCGGTCAGCCAGCGGCTTTCGGACTTCTGCAAGGGCCGGGTTTTTTCGGCGAGCATGGTCTCGCGAGGGTGGCCGATGGAGGCCATGCGCACGGCGTCGTCCTGGAACAACCCCTCGATCACCTGCATGCCCATTTCCCGGTCCA is a window from the Pseudomonas brassicacearum genome containing:
- a CDS encoding putative bifunctional diguanylate cyclase/phosphodiesterase, with amino-acid sequence MKLELKNSLSVKLLRVVLLSALIVGMVLSCAQIVFDAYKTDRAVASDAQRILDMFRDPSTQAVYSLDREMGMQVIEGLFQDDAVRMASIGHPRETMLAEKTRPLQKSESRWLTDLILGKERTFTTQLVGRGPYSEYYGDLSITLDTATYGQSFIVNSVIIFISGMLRALAMGLVLYLVYHWLLTKPLSRIIEHLTEINPDRPSEHKIPQLKGHEKNELGLWINTANQLLESIERNTHLRHEAENSLLRMAQYDFLTGLPNRQQLQQQLDKILVDAGRLQRRVAVLCVGLDDFKGINEQFSYQTGDQLLLALADRLRAHSGRLGALARLGGDQFALVQADIEQPYEAAELAQSILDDLEAPFAIDDQQIRLRATIGITLFPEDGDSTEKLLQKAEQTMTLAKARSRNRYQFYIASVDSEMRRRRELEKDLREALAREQFSLVYQPQISYRDLRVVGIEALIRWHHPEHGLVPPDLFIPLAEQNGTIIAIGEWVLDQACKQLREWHDQGFVDLRMAVNLSTVQLHHAELPRVVNNLLQMYRLPPRSLELEVTETGLMEDITTAAQHLLSLRRSGALIAIDDFGTGYSSLSYLKSLPLDKIKIDKSFVQDLLDDEDDATIVRAIIQLGKSLGMQVIAEGVETVEQEAYIIAEGCHEGQGYYYSKPLPARELGAYLKQAERSKVSIL